The following proteins are co-located in the Kineococcus endophyticus genome:
- a CDS encoding Dabb family protein codes for MIQHTVVFTLVHEPGSPAEAEFLTTARRDLGALEGVGGFTVHRQVSVKSPGSWQFSMVFADQEAYDAYDAHPVHRAFVADRWAREVAEFHEYDFVRWDG; via the coding sequence GTGATCCAGCACACCGTCGTCTTCACCCTGGTCCACGAACCCGGTTCCCCGGCCGAGGCGGAGTTCCTCACCACCGCCCGGCGCGACCTCGGTGCGCTCGAGGGTGTCGGCGGGTTCACCGTCCACCGGCAGGTCAGCGTGAAGAGCCCCGGGTCCTGGCAGTTCTCGATGGTCTTCGCCGACCAGGAGGCCTACGACGCCTACGACGCGCACCCGGTGCACCGCGCCTTCGTGGCCGACCGCTGGGCCCGCGAGGTCGCCGAGTTCCACGAGTACGACTTCGTCCGCTGGGACGGCTGA
- a CDS encoding CHAP domain-containing protein, with product MRTPFRSALGATVATGLLAAGTLAVSAPAQAAVRDGACNAGEFCLYFNSGQQGSVSDFTGSISDYGATQPSCYEFRGTGTGKGKCVKNNAASAWNRTGKPVTVFFNSGYGGAGQKIAAGAKAKLNATLKNENASHRIGGGTSTGGYPARDDYPYKGQGSGVDPWNFYKGQCTSFVAWAVRSRLGIDFSNSYKGQHWGNAEHWDQAARAAGIPVSGTPRAGDVAVRNGGTYGHVAFVTKVNANGSIEVDEYNYLQRDAYSHRTTTVGSANSQFSTFIHLK from the coding sequence ATGCGCACTCCCTTCCGCTCCGCCCTCGGCGCCACCGTCGCCACCGGCCTCCTGGCCGCCGGCACGCTCGCCGTCTCCGCCCCCGCCCAGGCCGCCGTCCGCGACGGCGCCTGCAACGCCGGGGAGTTCTGCCTGTACTTCAACAGCGGCCAGCAGGGGTCGGTCTCCGACTTCACCGGCTCGATCTCCGACTACGGCGCCACCCAGCCCAGCTGCTACGAGTTCCGCGGCACCGGCACCGGCAAGGGCAAGTGCGTCAAGAACAACGCGGCGTCGGCGTGGAACCGCACCGGCAAGCCCGTCACGGTGTTCTTCAACAGCGGGTACGGCGGTGCGGGGCAGAAGATCGCCGCCGGCGCCAAGGCCAAGCTCAACGCCACCCTGAAGAACGAGAACGCCTCCCACCGCATCGGCGGCGGCACTTCCACCGGTGGCTACCCGGCCCGCGACGACTACCCCTACAAGGGCCAGGGCAGCGGCGTCGACCCGTGGAACTTCTACAAGGGCCAGTGCACGAGCTTCGTCGCCTGGGCCGTGCGCTCCCGCCTCGGCATCGACTTCAGCAACTCCTACAAGGGCCAGCACTGGGGCAACGCCGAGCACTGGGACCAGGCCGCCCGCGCCGCCGGCATCCCGGTGTCCGGGACCCCGCGCGCCGGGGACGTCGCCGTCCGCAACGGGGGCACCTACGGCCACGTGGCGTTCGTGACGAAGGTCAACGCCAACGGCTCGATCGAGGTGGACGAGTACAACTACCTGCAGCGCGACGCGTACTCGCACCGCACGACCACGGTGGGCTCGGCGAACTCGCAGTTCAGCACGTTCATCCACCTGAAGTGA
- a CDS encoding LCP family protein translates to MPAEPPERDTSADEAQRWHSTTYGKPRRGSARPAAQTPGREQRLAELQRPDPHRDQYRDQPRDQHRDLDEGGAPPAERPRTPAPRPARARRPHVRRRRVLAVVAVLVVLAVTYPVALAWRGWSSVDQIAAASTGERPAATPGTTYLVVGSDSRDGLSPEEIAEYSAGGADISGQRTDTIMLLHVPDGGGPAALISVPRDSWVPIPGHGKNKINAAFAIGGAPLLMETVEQVSGLRIDHYVETGFGGFAQIVNAVGGVTMCPAKAVDDVRAGLNIAAGCQQMDGKTALGYARYRYTDVQGDFGRVQRQRELLGAITSKAASPSTLLNPFRAFPLASAGGSAVTVDDDSSLTDLVGFLRGMRAATGTGGISMTVPVSDPNYRTGHGIAVKWDTEKALAMFTDLKNDDTEALRSLVA, encoded by the coding sequence ATGCCCGCCGAGCCCCCCGAGCGAGACACCTCCGCCGACGAGGCGCAGCGCTGGCACTCCACCACCTACGGCAAGCCCCGTCGCGGCTCCGCCCGTCCCGCGGCGCAGACCCCGGGCCGTGAGCAGCGGCTCGCCGAGCTCCAGCGGCCCGACCCGCACCGTGACCAGTACCGGGACCAGCCCCGGGACCAGCACCGGGACCTCGACGAGGGTGGCGCTCCCCCGGCCGAGCGGCCGCGGACCCCGGCGCCCCGCCCCGCGCGTGCCCGCCGCCCCCACGTCCGCCGACGCCGCGTCCTGGCCGTCGTCGCGGTCCTCGTGGTCCTGGCCGTCACCTACCCCGTCGCCCTGGCGTGGCGCGGGTGGTCCTCCGTCGACCAGATCGCGGCGGCGTCCACCGGCGAGCGTCCGGCCGCGACCCCCGGGACGACGTACCTCGTCGTCGGGTCCGACTCGCGCGACGGCCTGAGCCCGGAGGAGATCGCGGAGTACTCCGCGGGCGGCGCGGACATCTCCGGCCAGCGCACCGACACGATCATGCTGCTGCACGTCCCCGACGGCGGCGGACCCGCGGCGCTCATCAGCGTCCCGCGCGACTCGTGGGTCCCCATCCCGGGCCACGGGAAGAACAAGATCAACGCCGCGTTCGCGATCGGCGGCGCCCCGCTGCTCATGGAGACGGTCGAGCAGGTCTCGGGGTTGCGCATCGACCACTACGTCGAGACCGGTTTCGGCGGCTTCGCGCAGATCGTCAACGCCGTCGGCGGGGTCACGATGTGCCCGGCGAAGGCCGTGGACGACGTGCGGGCGGGGTTGAACATCGCGGCGGGGTGCCAGCAGATGGACGGCAAGACCGCCCTCGGGTACGCGCGCTACCGGTACACCGACGTCCAGGGCGACTTCGGGCGGGTGCAGCGCCAACGTGAACTCCTCGGCGCCATCACGTCCAAGGCCGCCAGCCCGTCGACCCTGCTGAACCCGTTCCGCGCGTTCCCCCTCGCCTCCGCGGGCGGGAGCGCGGTGACCGTGGACGACGACTCCTCGCTCACCGACCTCGTCGGGTTCCTGCGCGGCATGCGCGCCGCGACCGGCACCGGCGGGATCTCGATGACCGTGCCCGTCTCGGACCCGAACTACCGCACGGGTCACGGGATCGCGGTGAAGTGGGACACCGAGAAGGCGCTGGCCATGTTCACGGACCTGAAGAACGACGACACCGAGGCGCTGCGCTCCCTGGTCGCCTGA
- a CDS encoding methyltransferase family protein: MRLYRVARPASPARHLAKTLGWMVVVWTLALLALPAVLRTAERWLGVPTWPLPGGRVAGLALLVAASALGIRCAVAMASGEGTPVPFDAAARLVVTGPYRWVRNPMAVSGCTQALGVALLVGSPSYYLVPAAGALLRQFVIRPSEERFLLQRFGDPYARYRDAVPLWVPARLPWGR, translated from the coding sequence GTGAGGCTCTACCGCGTCGCCCGGCCCGCGAGCCCCGCGCGGCACCTGGCCAAGACCCTCGGCTGGATGGTCGTGGTCTGGACCCTCGCCCTCCTCGCGCTGCCCGCGGTGCTGCGGACGGCCGAGCGCTGGCTGGGGGTCCCGACGTGGCCGCTGCCGGGGGGCCGGGTCGCGGGGCTCGCCCTCCTCGTCGCGGCGAGCGCGCTCGGGATCCGCTGCGCGGTCGCGATGGCGAGCGGGGAGGGGACGCCGGTGCCGTTCGACGCAGCCGCCCGGCTGGTCGTGACCGGCCCCTACCGCTGGGTGCGCAACCCCATGGCCGTCAGCGGGTGCACCCAGGCCCTCGGGGTGGCGCTGCTGGTCGGGTCGCCGTCGTACTACCTCGTGCCGGCCGCGGGGGCGCTGCTGCGGCAGTTCGTCATCAGGCCCTCGGAGGAGCGGTTCCTGCTGCAGCGCTTCGGGGACCCCTACGCGCGGTACCGGGACGCGGTCCCGTTGTGGGTGCCGGCGCGGCTACCGTGGGGCCGGTGA
- a CDS encoding UDP-glucose dehydrogenase family protein produces MRMTVIGCGYLGAVHAACMAELGHEVIGIDVDPEKVAALQAARAPFFEPGLPELLERTMATGRLTFTTDMSAAAGSAVHFVCVGTPQKRGEFAADMKYVDAAVDSLLPHVSPGELVVGKSTVPVGTAARLAAKVAASEPGAALAWNPEFLREGHAVEDTLTPDRLVYGVAGGQTTPEGKAAKALLDEVYATPLGRGTPLIVTDYQTAELVKVAANSFLATKISFINAMAELCEKVNADVTQLADAIGHDDRIGRKFLNAGLGFGGGCLPKDIRAFMARAGELGADQTLTFLREVDSINMRRRIRMVDLAREVCDGSLIGKRVAVLGAAFKPLSDDIRDSPALNVAAQIRLQGGDVVLTDPAALDNARKAVPDISYAETVTEAVRGADVVLLLTEWKEYRDLEPATISSLVKEKRILDGRNALDPARWRAAGWTYRALGRPRA; encoded by the coding sequence ATGCGGATGACTGTCATCGGATGTGGCTACCTCGGCGCCGTCCATGCTGCGTGCATGGCCGAGCTGGGGCACGAGGTCATCGGGATCGACGTCGACCCTGAGAAGGTCGCGGCCCTGCAGGCCGCTCGGGCCCCGTTCTTCGAACCGGGCCTGCCCGAACTGCTCGAGCGCACCATGGCCACCGGCCGCCTGACGTTCACGACCGACATGTCGGCCGCCGCGGGCTCGGCCGTCCACTTCGTCTGCGTCGGCACCCCCCAGAAGCGTGGCGAGTTCGCCGCCGACATGAAGTACGTCGACGCGGCCGTGGACTCCCTGCTGCCGCACGTCAGCCCGGGCGAGCTCGTCGTCGGCAAGTCCACCGTCCCGGTCGGCACCGCCGCCCGGTTGGCCGCCAAGGTCGCCGCGTCCGAGCCGGGTGCGGCGCTGGCGTGGAACCCGGAGTTCCTGCGCGAGGGGCACGCCGTCGAGGACACCCTGACCCCCGACCGCCTCGTCTACGGCGTCGCCGGCGGGCAGACCACCCCCGAGGGCAAGGCCGCCAAGGCGCTGCTCGACGAGGTCTACGCCACCCCGCTGGGGCGCGGCACCCCGCTCATCGTCACGGACTACCAGACCGCCGAGCTGGTCAAGGTCGCCGCGAACTCGTTCCTGGCCACCAAGATCTCCTTCATCAACGCGATGGCCGAGCTCTGCGAGAAGGTCAACGCCGACGTCACCCAGCTCGCCGACGCCATCGGCCACGACGACCGCATCGGCCGCAAGTTCCTCAACGCCGGCCTCGGCTTCGGCGGCGGCTGCCTGCCCAAGGACATCCGCGCGTTCATGGCCCGCGCCGGCGAGCTCGGCGCCGACCAGACCCTGACCTTCCTGCGCGAGGTCGACTCCATCAACATGCGCCGCCGGATCCGCATGGTCGACCTGGCCCGCGAGGTCTGCGACGGCTCCCTCATCGGCAAGCGCGTCGCCGTCCTCGGCGCGGCCTTCAAGCCGCTGTCGGACGACATCCGCGACTCCCCCGCCCTCAACGTCGCCGCGCAGATCCGCCTGCAGGGCGGCGACGTGGTCCTCACCGACCCCGCCGCGCTGGACAACGCCCGCAAGGCCGTCCCGGACATCTCCTACGCCGAGACCGTCACCGAGGCCGTCCGCGGCGCCGACGTCGTCCTCCTGCTGACCGAGTGGAAGGAGTACCGCGACCTGGAACCGGCCACGATCTCCTCCCTGGTCAAGGAGAAGCGCATCCTCGACGGCCGCAACGCCCTCGACCCCGCCCGCTGGCGCGCCGCGGGCTGGACCTACCGCGCGCTGGGCCGCCCGCGCGCCTGA
- a CDS encoding DUF2304 domain-containing protein, whose protein sequence is MLAIQVLLIAVVLVVGIVLVRSTAGARHQAVRRLLLGALVALAVASILVPTAVTAAANVVGVGRGADLLLYGLVIAFLGFVVSSYRRARHLEETVTELARRLALDEAPTPEQARHHEGDGPVQD, encoded by the coding sequence GTGCTCGCCATCCAGGTCCTGCTCATCGCCGTCGTGCTCGTCGTCGGGATCGTCCTCGTCCGCAGCACCGCGGGCGCGCGGCACCAGGCCGTGCGGCGGTTGCTGCTGGGGGCGCTCGTGGCGCTCGCCGTCGCCAGCATCCTCGTCCCGACGGCGGTGACGGCCGCGGCGAACGTCGTCGGCGTCGGCCGCGGCGCGGACCTGCTCCTGTACGGGCTGGTCATCGCGTTCCTGGGGTTCGTCGTGTCCTCCTACCGGCGCGCGCGGCACCTGGAGGAGACGGTCACCGAACTCGCCCGCCGGCTCGCGCTCGACGAGGCCCCCACACCGGAACAGGCCCGCCACCACGAGGGTGACGGGCCCGTCCAGGACTGA
- a CDS encoding glycosyltransferase family 2 protein, producing MTTSAASPTPSPPRPAAAGFDDTWVVVPLFCEATVIAGVVQGLREQFAHVVCVDDGSTDASADEAERAGAVVVRHAVNLGQGAALQTGIAYALRDPRTRSVVTFDADGQHRVEDAAAMVRRLEDEDLDVVFGSRFLDRRTELDRLKKVVLRAAVVYTNRTTGLRLTDAHNGLRVFSRRGAQTLRIRHNRMAHASEIVHQVGRSDLRWAEQPVHVLYTDYSRSKGQSVLNSINILVETLLG from the coding sequence GTGACCACCTCAGCCGCCTCCCCCACCCCGAGCCCGCCGCGCCCCGCCGCCGCCGGGTTCGACGACACGTGGGTCGTCGTCCCCCTCTTCTGCGAGGCGACCGTCATCGCCGGTGTGGTGCAGGGCCTGCGCGAGCAGTTCGCCCACGTCGTGTGCGTCGACGACGGCAGCACGGACGCCTCGGCGGACGAGGCCGAGCGGGCCGGCGCGGTCGTCGTCCGGCACGCCGTGAACCTCGGCCAGGGCGCGGCGCTGCAGACGGGGATCGCCTACGCCCTGCGGGACCCGCGCACGCGCTCGGTCGTGACGTTCGACGCCGACGGCCAGCACCGCGTCGAGGACGCCGCCGCCATGGTCCGGCGCCTGGAGGACGAGGACCTCGACGTCGTGTTCGGCAGCCGGTTCCTGGACCGGCGCACCGAGCTGGACCGGCTGAAGAAGGTGGTGCTGCGCGCCGCCGTCGTCTACACGAACCGGACGACGGGCCTGCGCCTGACCGACGCGCACAACGGGTTGCGGGTGTTCTCCCGCCGCGGCGCGCAGACGTTGCGGATCCGGCACAACCGGATGGCGCACGCCAGCGAGATCGTCCACCAGGTGGGCCGCTCGGACCTGCGCTGGGCCGAGCAACCGGTGCACGTCCTCTACACGGACTACTCCCGGTCCAAGGGCCAGTCGGTGCTGAACAGCATCAACATCCTCGTCGAAACGCTGCTGGGGTAG
- a CDS encoding ABC transporter ATP-binding protein, whose translation MKSLLSTVRALLSLLPAGSSRFVAVYCTAQALLSVFDVAALGLLAVLLPAAVSGSGQLALALPVLGDRVSTVQLIVLICVASLLLVAKSLAQLTLVRWGVVRFAVHEVDVADRLVRAYLSASWAYRLRASSARAVRTVDESLNQAFNGFLMPFSSLVAEVASLVAVGAVVLVAAWQTAIVAAVYFGLIAVLLYSVIAKRAAAAGRTATSASVDTIRLVQESFATTKEITLRGRGEQLAGVAREVRAGSARARGMAFFYSVGPRFVLEAALLGGFLVVGGIAVLTQGVTEAVSAIGLFAVAGFRVVPCLTRLQSVFATMHAHEPNAHEVLDALRETGATDREPARFAPVDPVGLPPGAVEIVLEDVTFTYPGSARPALDGVSARIPAGARVAVVGRSGSGKSTLVDVVLGLLTPSSGRVLVGGVPLADVAAGWRGRIGYVPQEVALLDADVAANVALSWRREEVDEARVQRVLADAQLTEVVAGLPQGLSTPVGERGLRLSGGQRQRLGIARALYTDPKVLVLDEATSALDAATEAAVTATVAGLHDDVTVLVVAHRLATVRDCDAVVLLEEGRVVDVGTFDEVVARVPDFAVQAELSGLTGAPGA comes from the coding sequence GTGAAGTCCCTGCTGTCGACCGTCCGCGCGCTGCTCTCGCTCCTGCCGGCGGGCAGTTCGCGGTTCGTGGCGGTCTACTGCACGGCCCAGGCGCTGCTGTCCGTCTTCGACGTCGCCGCCCTCGGTCTGCTCGCGGTGCTGCTGCCCGCGGCGGTCAGCGGGAGCGGTCAGCTCGCCCTCGCCCTGCCCGTGCTCGGTGACCGGGTCAGCACCGTGCAGCTCATCGTCCTCATCTGCGTCGCCAGCCTGCTGCTGGTGGCCAAGTCGCTGGCCCAGCTGACCCTGGTGCGCTGGGGCGTCGTGCGGTTCGCCGTGCACGAGGTCGACGTCGCCGACCGTCTCGTGCGCGCGTACCTGTCGGCGTCGTGGGCCTACCGGCTGCGGGCGTCGTCGGCGCGCGCGGTCCGCACGGTCGACGAGTCGCTCAACCAGGCGTTCAACGGCTTCCTCATGCCGTTCTCCAGCCTCGTCGCCGAGGTCGCCTCGCTCGTCGCCGTCGGGGCCGTCGTCCTCGTCGCGGCGTGGCAGACGGCGATCGTCGCGGCGGTCTACTTCGGGCTCATCGCCGTCCTGCTGTACTCCGTGATCGCCAAGCGCGCCGCCGCCGCGGGCCGGACGGCGACGTCGGCCTCCGTCGACACCATCCGGCTCGTCCAGGAGTCCTTCGCGACGACGAAGGAGATCACGCTGCGCGGCCGCGGCGAGCAGCTCGCCGGCGTCGCGCGCGAGGTGCGCGCCGGCAGCGCCCGGGCCCGCGGGATGGCCTTCTTCTACTCCGTCGGCCCGCGGTTCGTGCTCGAGGCGGCGCTGCTCGGCGGGTTCCTCGTCGTCGGCGGGATCGCGGTCCTGACCCAGGGCGTCACCGAGGCCGTGTCGGCCATCGGGCTGTTCGCCGTGGCGGGGTTCCGCGTCGTGCCGTGCCTGACCCGGTTGCAGTCGGTCTTCGCGACGATGCACGCCCACGAGCCCAACGCCCACGAGGTGCTCGACGCGCTGCGCGAGACGGGGGCCACGGACCGCGAGCCGGCGCGCTTCGCCCCCGTCGACCCCGTCGGCCTGCCGCCGGGGGCCGTGGAGATCGTCCTGGAGGACGTCACCTTCACCTACCCGGGCAGCGCGCGTCCCGCTCTCGACGGCGTCTCGGCGCGCATCCCCGCCGGGGCGCGCGTCGCGGTCGTCGGGCGGTCCGGGTCGGGCAAGTCCACGCTCGTCGACGTCGTCCTGGGCCTGCTGACCCCGTCGTCGGGGCGCGTCCTCGTCGGCGGGGTGCCGCTGGCCGACGTCGCGGCCGGCTGGCGCGGGCGCATCGGGTACGTGCCGCAGGAGGTCGCGCTGCTCGACGCCGACGTCGCCGCGAACGTGGCGCTGTCCTGGCGGCGGGAGGAGGTCGACGAGGCACGCGTGCAGCGGGTCCTCGCCGACGCCCAGCTCACCGAGGTCGTCGCCGGTCTGCCACAGGGCCTGTCGACGCCCGTGGGCGAGCGGGGGCTGCGCCTGTCGGGCGGGCAGCGGCAGCGCCTCGGCATCGCCCGCGCCCTCTACACCGACCCGAAGGTGCTCGTCCTGGACGAGGCGACGTCGGCGCTGGACGCCGCCACCGAGGCCGCCGTCACCGCGACGGTGGCCGGCCTGCACGACGACGTCACCGTCCTCGTCGTCGCCCACCGGCTCGCCACCGTCCGCGACTGCGACGCCGTCGTGCTGCTGGAGGAGGGGCGGGTCGTCGACGTCGGCACGTTCGACGAGGTCGTCGCGCGGGTGCCGGACTTCGCCGTCCAGGCGGAGCTGTCCGGGCTGACGGGGGCGCCCGGCGCCTGA
- a CDS encoding peptidoglycan-binding domain-containing protein has translation MSHTLRDGPGARRRTVVGALAAAPLALAAAPRAAAATLPTVSMEAVLLAAQWDPAKAGEGTTAGAGPAVRLVERALADRGLLAAGYVDGHFGTRTVAAYAAWQRSLGYSGLGATGLPGRASLERLGQGRFTVVRPVATGGRTTVQGFACNARTLAMLQAARRRAAVPVVVEQGSYSPGADPTSAGTHDGGGALDLDAEGLTPAQRRALVTALREVGFAAWLRTPAQGRWPLHVHAVAVSDPDLSRPAADQVGDYHEGRNGLANGAPDDGPAVRKRTWEQVQRG, from the coding sequence ATGTCGCACACCCTGCGGGACGGTCCCGGCGCACGGCGGCGGACCGTCGTCGGCGCCCTGGCCGCCGCCCCGCTCGCCCTGGCCGCCGCACCCCGGGCCGCGGCCGCGACGCTGCCCACGGTGTCCATGGAGGCGGTCCTGCTGGCGGCTCAGTGGGACCCGGCGAAGGCCGGCGAGGGCACCACCGCGGGGGCGGGCCCCGCCGTCCGGCTCGTCGAACGGGCGCTCGCCGACCGCGGCCTGCTCGCCGCCGGGTACGTCGACGGCCACTTCGGCACCCGCACCGTGGCGGCCTACGCGGCGTGGCAGCGCTCGCTCGGCTACAGCGGCCTCGGCGCCACGGGGCTGCCGGGCCGGGCGTCGCTGGAACGGCTGGGCCAGGGCCGCTTCACCGTGGTGCGGCCCGTGGCGACGGGCGGGCGGACCACCGTCCAGGGCTTCGCCTGCAACGCCCGCACGCTGGCCATGCTGCAGGCCGCCCGGCGACGGGCCGCGGTCCCGGTCGTCGTCGAACAGGGGTCCTACTCCCCCGGCGCCGACCCGACCTCGGCCGGCACCCACGACGGTGGCGGCGCCCTCGACCTCGACGCCGAAGGGCTCACCCCGGCCCAGCGCCGCGCCCTCGTCACCGCGCTGCGGGAGGTGGGTTTCGCGGCCTGGCTGCGCACCCCGGCGCAGGGCCGGTGGCCGCTGCACGTGCACGCGGTGGCCGTCAGCGACCCCGACCTGTCGCGGCCGGCGGCCGACCAGGTCGGCGACTACCACGAGGGCCGCAACGGGCTCGCGAACGGCGCCCCCGACGACGGCCCCGCCGTCCGCAAGCGGACCTGGGAACAGGTCCAGCGCGGCTGA
- a CDS encoding protein kinase domain-containing protein, whose protein sequence is MADLPFPDGFEPVGAPLGVGSTAVVWLARRTVDGRLSALKVWRRPLAGPRDRERFVREVRRHADLAATSGHLVSYTWAEPDADPPWIAVEPHGRALADVLAAEGRPPLAEGLAWGHDLLLGLAAVHRSGAVHRDVGVANVLVHEGRAKLCDLGLSTTQGAATEDRAAGTPRFVAPELLAGADPDARSDVYSAAVVLRDVLGEDLPAGLEQTVTAAASVRPGDRPVDAGAFAQRLARDARALGVELPAELPPGPRAALGPGGLERAVPRARSRPRPRPRARLVGGLVGGVAALAAGVVALSAGGFLDGDAQDAGGGAPPRTTAGGTATGAPDAATARADVAADGSPVVLPPATSGRCDQAVTDADPVARPVLTRADGVVVGEVRLFQAPDGGEVCAKLVKPEGSPLRGQETHLALTLCGQGGTCDHDWHAYRIDAGPVVVPAVDGCVSWRASVLDASGREWWVRDATGTWSCA, encoded by the coding sequence GTGGCTGACCTGCCCTTCCCCGACGGGTTCGAGCCCGTCGGGGCCCCCCTCGGCGTCGGGTCGACGGCCGTGGTGTGGCTGGCGCGGCGCACGGTCGACGGCCGGCTCAGCGCGCTGAAGGTGTGGCGGCGGCCGCTGGCCGGGCCCCGGGACCGCGAGCGCTTCGTGCGCGAGGTCCGCCGGCACGCCGACCTGGCCGCCACCAGCGGCCACCTCGTCTCCTACACCTGGGCCGAGCCGGACGCCGACCCGCCGTGGATCGCGGTGGAGCCCCACGGCCGGGCGCTCGCCGACGTCCTCGCCGCCGAGGGCCGTCCGCCCCTGGCGGAGGGTCTCGCGTGGGGGCACGACCTGCTGCTGGGGCTGGCCGCCGTGCACCGCAGCGGCGCCGTCCACCGGGACGTCGGCGTCGCCAACGTCCTCGTCCACGAGGGCCGGGCCAAGCTCTGCGACCTCGGTCTGTCCACGACCCAGGGAGCGGCCACGGAGGACCGTGCGGCGGGCACGCCCCGCTTCGTGGCCCCCGAGCTGCTGGCAGGGGCCGACCCCGACGCGCGCAGCGACGTGTACTCCGCGGCCGTCGTCCTGCGCGACGTCCTGGGCGAGGACCTGCCGGCCGGGCTGGAACAGACGGTGACGGCGGCGGCGTCCGTCCGGCCCGGGGACCGGCCGGTGGACGCCGGCGCCTTCGCACAGCGGCTCGCACGCGACGCCCGGGCCCTGGGCGTGGAGCTGCCCGCCGAACTGCCCCCCGGACCGCGCGCGGCGCTCGGACCCGGCGGGCTGGAGCGTGCGGTTCCCCGTGCCCGCTCCCGTCCTCGTCCTCGGCCACGCGCTCGGCTCGTCGGGGGCCTGGTCGGGGGTGTCGCCGCGCTCGCCGCCGGTGTCGTGGCGCTGTCGGCCGGCGGGTTCCTGGACGGTGACGCGCAGGACGCCGGGGGCGGTGCACCACCGCGCACCACGGCCGGCGGGACCGCGACCGGCGCCCCGGACGCCGCGACCGCCCGCGCCGACGTCGCCGCCGACGGGAGCCCGGTGGTGCTGCCCCCGGCGACGTCCGGCCGGTGCGACCAGGCGGTGACGGACGCCGACCCGGTGGCCCGCCCGGTGCTGACGCGCGCCGACGGCGTGGTCGTCGGGGAGGTGCGGCTCTTCCAGGCCCCGGACGGCGGGGAGGTGTGCGCCAAGCTCGTCAAGCCCGAGGGGTCACCCCTGCGCGGGCAGGAGACCCACCTCGCGCTGACGTTGTGCGGGCAGGGCGGCACCTGCGACCACGACTGGCACGCCTACCGGATCGACGCCGGCCCGGTGGTCGTCCCCGCCGTCGACGGGTGCGTGTCCTGGCGAGCCTCCGTGCTGGACGCCTCGGGGCGGGAGTGGTGGGTGCGGGACGCGACCGGGACGTGGTCCTGCGCCTGA
- a CDS encoding cell wall-binding repeat-containing protein, translating to MRLRPRTLGLAAALAVSTALVAGGAPATASPGVTLKAAEAYRVYGADRVGTAIAASTSFSSQGADSVVLTRSDTFADALAGAPLASDKSGPLLMTSRTALQPEVAAAIKNVLKPGGTVYLLGDGNALSAGVESSVKALGFPTQRVSGSDRFGTAVEIAKLLPQAQTVSVVTGWNFPDGLAAGALMGVQEETTKHSIGVVLLSDGGNLGSTTQNYLGSRTFATKLAIGGTAVTAVGRGTSGWAQLAGNDRYETAGLVAQQFTSNAFFKDATTIVGVATGENWPDALSGSALMAYAGGPMLLTAKGSLPDSTKNAINVLKADASTNGKSIQNVLVFGDQNSVSDNAYNAVVAAAG from the coding sequence ATGCGCTTGCGTCCTCGCACCCTCGGCCTCGCGGCCGCCCTCGCGGTCAGCACGGCCCTCGTCGCCGGGGGCGCGCCTGCGACCGCCAGCCCCGGTGTCACCCTCAAGGCCGCCGAGGCCTACCGCGTCTACGGCGCCGACCGCGTCGGCACCGCCATCGCCGCGTCCACGTCCTTCTCCAGCCAGGGCGCGGACTCGGTCGTCCTGACCCGGTCGGACACCTTCGCCGACGCCCTCGCCGGCGCCCCGCTGGCCTCCGACAAGAGCGGTCCGCTGCTCATGACGTCGCGCACGGCGCTGCAGCCCGAGGTCGCGGCGGCCATCAAGAACGTCCTCAAGCCGGGCGGGACGGTGTACCTCCTCGGTGACGGCAACGCGCTGTCGGCCGGCGTCGAGAGCTCCGTCAAGGCCCTGGGCTTCCCCACCCAGCGGGTCTCGGGGTCGGACCGCTTCGGCACCGCCGTCGAGATCGCCAAGCTCCTGCCCCAGGCGCAGACCGTCTCGGTCGTCACCGGCTGGAACTTCCCCGACGGCCTCGCGGCGGGCGCGCTCATGGGCGTGCAGGAGGAGACGACGAAGCACAGCATCGGTGTCGTCCTGCTGAGCGACGGCGGGAACCTCGGCTCGACGACCCAGAACTACCTGGGCTCGCGCACCTTCGCGACCAAGCTCGCCATCGGCGGCACGGCCGTGACCGCCGTCGGGCGCGGCACGAGCGGCTGGGCCCAGCTGGCCGGCAACGACCGCTACGAGACCGCCGGCCTCGTCGCCCAGCAGTTCACCTCGAACGCGTTCTTCAAGGACGCGACGACGATCGTCGGTGTCGCCACGGGCGAGAACTGGCCCGACGCGCTGTCGGGGTCGGCGCTCATGGCCTACGCCGGCGGCCCGATGCTGCTGACCGCGAAGGGTTCGCTGCCGGACAGCACGAAGAACGCGATCAACGTCCTCAAGGCCGACGCGTCCACGAACGGCAAGTCCATCCAGAACGTCCTGGTCTTCGGTGACCAGAACTCGGTGTCGGACAACGCCTACAACGCGGTGGTCGCGGCCGCGGGCTGA